In Acidisarcina polymorpha, the DNA window AAGCGAAACCGTCGGCTGTTGCTTTGGTGAGCAGGAATTGAAAGTTGCTGGTAAAGGATTCAACACCGACCGGGATTGCGTAGAAGGCGCTGGTGGTCTCCTTCAGGCCTCCATTGGTGAGTTGCAGGCTGGTTCCGGAAAGACCGCCGGTTCCGTTGATGACCATGTTGGTTGGGTGGAATCCGGTTGGATAGTTCGGATAGGGGGGCTGACCCGTGAAATAGGTCCAGGAGGTCACCTTTTGGCTGGAGCTTAAGCCTCCAGAACCGCCCGTGAATCCGACATAGGCGGTATTGCCGCCGACGATCGCAGGAATGTTCACGGCAAAGGAATGAGACCAGGTGCCGAGGGTGATGGTGTCGGTAAGGGTGATGGTTAGATTGGTTCCGTCATAGGTGATGTGAGCGGTCGTATAGTCGGCGCTGTGGAGGTTAATCGGGGTGTTGACGAGGCTGACTGCTGGAGCGGTGGGCTGAGCGCCGTTGATGTAAAGGCCGGTGGAGTTGGGTCCTTCTCCCGAGTTGCTGAAGAGGTCGAACTTGATGGCGACACTTTTGCCAATGCCTGCATACCCCAACGAACCTCCGTCACCGCCCAGGGCAGCGGCGCTATTGTTCTGAATGGTGAAGGTGAAGCCATCGCCATTCGGGTTCGATTGTTGGAAGGTGAAGTCAGTGGTAAATGACTGGATATTGACGGGCTTTGTGTAAAACGCACTCCCTGCCTCGCTGAACCCGCCGTTGGTCAGTTGCAGCCGGAAGTCGTCCAGATCGGTGCTTCCGTTGAATTGCATCTGGCCGAGCGCCTGGGCTTGGGCAAATCCCTGGTTGAAGTTGAAAAGGTAGGGAGGATCAATATCGTAGAAGGCGGTCACGATGGAACTCGGCTGGAGTCCGGGCGCGGTGGCCAGGGCCTGCACGGTCTCCGTGACGGGGACGTGGATTGGCGTGGTGTAGACGGCGGATGCGGTAGTTGGGGTTGAACCGTCGACGGTGTAATGGATGACGGCGTTCTTCGATCTATCGGTGATGGCGACCGACTGGGATCCTGAGTAAGTTCCACCCGCGAGCGAGAAGACGGGATTTGCTGCGTTCGCCGCTGAATAAAAAGTGGCGGTGGCTGGCTGGCCTTGCAGATACCCGGTTGCGTTCGCAATAGCAGTGATGGTTTCGGTTTCGGTGACGGTGAGCGGACCGGTATAAATGTGGGAATTGATCGTGGGAGTGGTTCCGTCAGTGGTGTAATAAATTTGTGCGCCAGGAGTTGCCGAAGTAATCGACACACGTTGAGATCCGTTGAAGGTATCCCCTGGGGGGGTGATGACCGGCGTGGCGACGGTTGGAATCGTTCCCAGCAGCCCGAAAGTGCTAAACGAGCCCCACTCAGCGACGTAAACTTTGCCATTGGCGATCGTGGGTACAGCGAACTTCAAGGCAAGTCCGGGATTATCGCGTTCCAGGTTGGTGTTCGAGGAGTAGAGCAGATCTGTGACGTTATTGGCGTTGAACGCCAGCAAGACGGCTGGACCGCTACCGTTGGCGTCGTTCTTTAATGCCCAAACAATGCCATTCGACGCGCCATTCGCAGAAATGGAAGGGGTAGGGCCGGGATAGGCAAATTGCTCGGTCGTCTGGCTGGTCGGGGCACTCGAAAGCACACCATTGACGTAGGAGTAGGCGGCCAGTCCGTTGGTGACTCCCGGGTTGATCCCTCCGAAATAGATGTGCTGATTGTAATAAGCAGAGGCGCCCCAGACCCCGGCCCCCCAGTTCTGCTCTCCGGACTGCGGCGTCTGCAATGCTTGCACGACGTTATCGGATGTGGGGCTATATCCGCCCAGATTGTTACGATTCAGAATATAAATCTTTCCGCTCTTGCCGATCGCGACCAAGGAATTCAGCGTTGTGCCGGACGCCTGCTTCTCGGCGGGCAACAGTACCGTTCCGCCGGCGCCGAGATCTGCATCCTGCGCGCTCAACGCTGCCCAGTTGTGGGGAGTAAACGAATCTTTGACCGTCATCATGCCGCCGGTCAAGTCAAGATCGAGGACGCTCATTCCGAAGCTCATCCCGTTGCTATAAGGAACGCTGCCGGCGTAAGCGCCATTCCCAGTTGAAAAGAACATCCTTCCGTATGGCTTGGCAGGGTCGTCGACCTCCGCGGCCAGAGCGGCGCCCCCCATCCAAATGCCAGCCGCGGTTCCATTCGGCGAGGTGCAGAAAGTGTCGATCAGCGCCAGGGTGGCGGCATTGTAGGAGAATATCCAGCCATGCCAGGGACCATTGTCGTTGACCGAACCGAAAGGCACATAGAGCACCCCGTTGAGGAGCAGCAATCCCGCCCGCTGGCGGTGATAGCCCGGGTCAAAGGTGAGAAGTCCATTTGCACTACCGCTGCCCGTGCCGTCGACCCGGCCGACAATAGGTTCGGGACCGCCAAACTTTTCTTTGCCGGTGGTTATGTCCAGAGCGTGGAGACGGAAGACATCCGGCTCTTCGGAACTGACCAAATACATCGTCTTGGTAGCAGGATCGATGACCGGCGTTCCCTGGATGCCAAATTCTTGCGTGTAGGTTCCGGCCGGAGCGGTATTTGTCAGCACGAAAGTTGACCACAGAGGAGCGGCGTTAGCGCCGCCGTTGTTGTCGGCATCGAAGGCATACACGTAGTCGGCGCTGGTAACTACGTAGACGACATTGTGTACGCCCTTACCAGGAATTGCGACCTGAGGGACATACAGAGGTTGGGCAAACGGCTGGCCGGAGATGGGGTGAGTAAATAGCTTCCCAAATTGATTCGAGTTCACATTCGCCGGAGTCAAGATGGTCTCATTCAGATTTTGCCCGGTACGGGCGATGTCGTTGTGCGCGGTCACGACGCTTACTTGCGCAACAACTGGAGTCACAGCCAACAGGCTGGCTAAGAAAATGCTAGGGCTGGAGTGCCGAAGGGAAAAGACCTTCCCACGGTTGGGTCCGACGAATGCCTCACCTAGCGCACGAATGACACGGCTCAGTTCTGTCAAGTTCTGCATTGGATCTCCGCTCCGCATACATAAAGGTGGTCGCATCACTTGCATGTGACTTCAAGGCCATTGCCCAGATGTTGGACATATTTAAGAATGCAACGCCAGACCGGGGATGAACCGGCCTGACGTTGAATATTCAGGGAATAAAACTGGAGCTTGTGTCGACGACATCGGGGGAACTGTCTAGCTAGAGCGAAGCAACTTTATTGTCAAGTGTTTGGCAGATGGTTTTGTTTTCTACAACAAGCAGTTTCCTTAGAGACGCTCTGGCGAGCTCTAGTTAGTGGCGCTGGCAAATGTCCAATCGAGAATGCTCTGAATGGAAGTAGCCCCCCCGCTGCCGCCAGTGAAGCCGACGTAACCGACGTTCCCACCCAAGATGTGCGGAATATTGATCACCTGGCTATTGGTGGCGCTCGGTTTGGATGGAAGTGTGTTGTCGGTGATTGTCCAAGTAAGCGTCGTTCCGTCGTAGGCTATGTGCGCATGGAGAGAGTCGCCACTGGAGAGCACGACGCGATGGGGGGTAAGGTTGATGGCCGGGAGGGTTGGGGTCGCTCCATCGATGTAAACGCCGGTCGAGTCATTGCCTTCTCCTGCATTGTTGTAGGTGTCGAACTTGATGGCTACGCTCGCGGGCATGCCACCGTAGCCGAGCAGACCACCCGAGCCCTGTATCGCCTTGACGCTGTCATTCTGCATCACGAAAGTAAAACCATCGCCGATAGTCGAAGAGCTCCCGTGAGTCAGAACGAAGTCAAAATCGCTGGTAAACGAGGTGAGATTGACGGCAGTTGGGAAGAAGGCACTTCCACTCTCATTGGGTCCGCCGTTCGTGATATGCAAGGCGGTGCCTGCCAGGGCGGCCACTCCATTCAAGGCGAGAGAACGAGCATCGAAGCCGGCTGGATTATTCGGGACCAGCGGAGCGCCGGGCAGGTAAGTCCAGTAAGTGACCTTCTGGCTTGACGAGAAACCACCCGATCCTCCGGTGAAGCCGACATAAGCCGTTGGCCC includes these proteins:
- a CDS encoding chitobiase/beta-hexosaminidase C-terminal domain-containing protein codes for the protein MQNLTELSRVIRALGEAFVGPNRGKVFSLRHSSPSIFLASLLAVTPVVAQVSVVTAHNDIARTGQNLNETILTPANVNSNQFGKLFTHPISGQPFAQPLYVPQVAIPGKGVHNVVYVVTSADYVYAFDADNNGGANAAPLWSTFVLTNTAPAGTYTQEFGIQGTPVIDPATKTMYLVSSEEPDVFRLHALDITTGKEKFGGPEPIVGRVDGTGSGSANGLLTFDPGYHRQRAGLLLLNGVLYVPFGSVNDNGPWHGWIFSYNAATLALIDTFCTSPNGTAAGIWMGGAALAAEVDDPAKPYGRMFFSTGNGAYAGSVPYSNGMSFGMSVLDLDLTGGMMTVKDSFTPHNWAALSAQDADLGAGGTVLLPAEKQASGTTLNSLVAIGKSGKIYILNRNNLGGYSPTSDNVVQALQTPQSGEQNWGAGVWGASAYYNQHIYFGGINPGVTNGLAAYSYVNGVLSSAPTSQTTEQFAYPGPTPSISANGASNGIVWALKNDANGSGPAVLLAFNANNVTDLLYSSNTNLERDNPGLALKFAVPTIANGKVYVAEWGSFSTFGLLGTIPTVATPVITPPGDTFNGSQRVSITSATPGAQIYYTTDGTTPTINSHIYTGPLTVTETETITAIANATGYLQGQPATATFYSAANAANPVFSLAGGTYSGSQSVAITDRSKNAVIHYTVDGSTPTTASAVYTTPIHVPVTETVQALATAPGLQPSSIVTAFYDIDPPYLFNFNQGFAQAQALGQMQFNGSTDLDDFRLQLTNGGFSEAGSAFYTKPVNIQSFTTDFTFQQSNPNGDGFTFTIQNNSAAALGGDGGSLGYAGIGKSVAIKFDLFSNSGEGPNSTGLYINGAQPTAPAVSLVNTPINLHSADYTTAHITYDGTNLTITLTDTITLGTWSHSFAVNIPAIVGGNTAYVGFTGGSGGLSSSQKVTSWTYFTGQPPYPNYPTGFHPTNMVINGTGGLSGTSLQLTNGGLKETTSAFYAIPVGVESFTSNFQFLLTKATADGFAFVIQNAGPHAIGTGGGGLGYASIPNSVAIKWDFFNNAGEGNDSTGVYVNGAMPTLPCINLAPTGFLVNDGDLIGAQIDYDGTTLEWTIFNLTQSTRGQITERVAIDIPHTIGSNTAYVGFTGASGGETAIQNILNWTVTNP